The Coregonus clupeaformis isolate EN_2021a chromosome 6, ASM2061545v1, whole genome shotgun sequence genome has a segment encoding these proteins:
- the LOC121567524 gene encoding eukaryotic translation initiation factor 3 subunit K isoform X2: MASSFEQMRANVGKLLRGIDRYNPENLATLERYVETQVKENAYDLEANLAILKLYQFNPAYFQVTVTSQILLKALTNLPHTDFTLCKCMIDQTHQEERPIRQILYLGNLLETCHFQSFWSSLEENREFIDGITGFEDSVRKFICHVVGITYQNIEHRLLSEMLGDPLDTQVKVWMSKYGWTENEEGQIFIFNQEESVKPKNIVEKIDFESVSSIMATSQ, encoded by the exons ATGGCGTCGTCATTCGAGCAGATGAGAGCCAACGTAGGAAAGCTCTTACGAGGAATCGATCG ATACAACCCAGAAAACCTTGCAACATTGGAACGCTACGTGGAAACACAAGTTAAAGAGAATGCATACGACCTAGAGGCCAATTTGGCTATCCTTAAATT GTATCAGTTCAACCCTGCCTACTTCCAGGTCACAGTGACGTCGCAGATTCTGCTCAAGGCCCTGACCAACCTACCACACACAGACTTTACTCTGTGCAAGTGCATGATTGACCAGACACAC CAGGAGGAGCGCCCCATAAGGCAGATCCTGTACTTGGGGAACCTCCTGGAGACCTGCCATTTCCAGTCCTTCTGG TCCAGTCTGGAGGAGAACAGGGAATTCATTGACGGCATCACAGGCTTTGAGGACTCAGTGCGCAAGT TTATCTGCCATGTGGTTGGAATCACATACCAGAACATTGAGCATCGACTTCTGTCTGAGATGCTGGGTGACCCCCTTG ACACACAGGTGAAGGTGTGGATGAGCAAGTACGGGTGGACGGAGAACGAGGAAGGGCAGATCTTCATCTTTAACCAGGAGGAGAGCGTCAAGCCCAAGAACATTGTGGAAAAGATTGACTTTGAGA GTGTATCCAGCATCATGGCCACATCTCAGTGA
- the LOC121567524 gene encoding eukaryotic translation initiation factor 3 subunit K isoform X1, with amino-acid sequence MASSFEQMRANVGKLLRGIDRYNPENLATLERYVETQVKENAYDLEANLAILKLYQFNPAYFQVTVTSQILLKALTNLPHTDFTLCKCMIDQTHQQEERPIRQILYLGNLLETCHFQSFWSSLEENREFIDGITGFEDSVRKFICHVVGITYQNIEHRLLSEMLGDPLDTQVKVWMSKYGWTENEEGQIFIFNQEESVKPKNIVEKIDFESVSSIMATSQ; translated from the exons ATGGCGTCGTCATTCGAGCAGATGAGAGCCAACGTAGGAAAGCTCTTACGAGGAATCGATCG ATACAACCCAGAAAACCTTGCAACATTGGAACGCTACGTGGAAACACAAGTTAAAGAGAATGCATACGACCTAGAGGCCAATTTGGCTATCCTTAAATT GTATCAGTTCAACCCTGCCTACTTCCAGGTCACAGTGACGTCGCAGATTCTGCTCAAGGCCCTGACCAACCTACCACACACAGACTTTACTCTGTGCAAGTGCATGATTGACCAGACACAC CAGCAGGAGGAGCGCCCCATAAGGCAGATCCTGTACTTGGGGAACCTCCTGGAGACCTGCCATTTCCAGTCCTTCTGG TCCAGTCTGGAGGAGAACAGGGAATTCATTGACGGCATCACAGGCTTTGAGGACTCAGTGCGCAAGT TTATCTGCCATGTGGTTGGAATCACATACCAGAACATTGAGCATCGACTTCTGTCTGAGATGCTGGGTGACCCCCTTG ACACACAGGTGAAGGTGTGGATGAGCAAGTACGGGTGGACGGAGAACGAGGAAGGGCAGATCTTCATCTTTAACCAGGAGGAGAGCGTCAAGCCCAAGAACATTGTGGAAAAGATTGACTTTGAGA GTGTATCCAGCATCATGGCCACATCTCAGTGA